In Nicotiana tabacum cultivar K326 chromosome 2, ASM71507v2, whole genome shotgun sequence, the following proteins share a genomic window:
- the LOC107832166 gene encoding uncharacterized protein LOC107832166 — protein sequence MLAYAKFLKEILSSKRKLEETKVVKLNAHCSAILQNKISQKCGNPGSFTIPCSLESKYFDKVLCDSGASINLMPLSVFKKLEGELGVIKSVSVSLQLAGQTTIIPEVISEDIPVRVDKFVFPVDFIVVDMEVNKEVPLILGRPFLCTGRVLNIYEGQLMLRVENKKVVFQMKRMMKYPYNEAFAYACLKLDVVGELAEQHELDKLVGDSLERCISQSSTTEDEDPEIRKKVKALEDENQVVDEKNSRKKRSSRSWN from the coding sequence ATGTTAGCCTATGCAAAATTCCTGAAGGAAATCCTTTCAAGTAAAAGAAAACTCGAGGAAACGAAAGTGGTCAAACTCAATGCCCACTGCAGTGCCAttctacaaaataaaatttctcaaaagtgTGGGAATCCTGGTAGTTTCACTATACCATGCTCATTAGAGAGCAAATATTTTGACAAGGTCTTGTGCGATTCAGGTGCATCCATTAACTTGATGCCATTATCGGTGTTCAAGAAATTGGAGGGAGAACTAGGAGTGATCAAATCTGTGTCGGTATCATTGCAACTAGCTGGTCAGACCACGATCATACCGGAGGTCATAAGTGAGGACATTCCGGTGAGGGTGGACAAATTTGTCTTCCCAGTAGACTTCATCGTAGTAGACATGGAAGTGAATAAGGAGGTACCTCTAATACTGGGGAGACCATTCCTTTGCACTGGTCGGGTTCTTAATATATATGAGGGGCAACTCATGCTACGagtggaaaataaaaaagtgGTATTTCAAATGAAGAGAATGATGAAATACCCGTATAATGAGGCATTTGCCTATGCTTGTCTCAAACTGGATGTTGTGGGAGAGTTAGCTGAACAACACGAGCTGGATAAGCTGGTAGGTGATTCATTAGAGAGATGTATTAGTCAATCAAGCACAACAGAGGATGAAGATCCTGAGATCAGGAAGAAAGTTAAGGCATTGGAAGATGAGAACCAGGTGGTAGATGAGAAGAATTCGAGAAAGAAAAGATCAAGCCGAAGCTGGAATTAA